The genomic DNA CACCATTTCCTTTTGGAAAAACCCAGGCATAGCCTCCGGGTGCTAATTCCCTGCCTACAAAAAACCGGACAATATTCGGATCGATTTTAATGTTTGTCATTGTATATTGAAAGCATGATTCTATACCTGACAGTTCCAGCGCAGTATCAATTCCCGCCCACCTTCCTACTCTTGATTCCACTCCGTCTGCACCTATGACAAATTTTGAAAGGATTTCTATCTCTTCACCTTTTCTTGAAGCAGAAAGCAGAAACGGCCCGTTTTTCTCACGTTTAATTCTGTGTACAAAGGTCTCCGTCCAAACCTCTGCTCCAGCTTCAGATGCCATTACAGCAA from bacterium includes the following:
- a CDS encoding NAD(P)/FAD-dependent oxidoreductase produces the protein MIKYNFDIVVVGAGPAGSRAAQKAASSGLSVLLAEKDRDIGMPVRCAEGVYENELAELVEIDEHWISQKITGSELISPDGHGVQAADAEKGYILNRKVFDFDLAVMASEAGAEVWTETFVHRIKREKNGPFLLSASRKGEEIEILSKFVIGADGVESRVGRWAGIDTALELSGIESCFQYTMTNIKIDPNIVRFFVGRELAPGGYAWVFPKGNG